Genomic window (Nymphaea colorata isolate Beijing-Zhang1983 chromosome 1, ASM883128v2, whole genome shotgun sequence):
CATGGAATGCCGAAGAACAAATATCAGGAACGCAAAATACATAGATGCAAATGAATTAGAAAAGCGCTTTTGCGCTTATTGAAGTTTTATCTGTAACATGGATTAATATTAAGCTTTAGGGGCTTTTCGCAAGAGATTGCATTTCCACAATTAGTTCCACGGCAAGAACATCAAGAAATATGAATACTGTTCTTCACGAAACCACTGTTCGGCCGATTGACGTGAACTCAATTATGCTTGTCCATCTATATTATATAGTTCAATCTTATCAAAGCAAGTTCCCAATTTTCACAAGCTGCAGGAAACATTTCCGATCTACTGTCCACGTGTAAACGTGTATAGCAGCAAGACTCTATGACTTTGTTTTTGAATGTTCATCCTCAATGAACTGTTGTAAACAATGTGCAGATCAAACACTGGACCCGCCGTTGAACTGGGAGAAACGCTTTGAGATAGTGATGGGGATCGCTCGGGGCTTCAGTATTTCCATCAACAATCTAGGCTCAAAGTGATTCACAGGGATCTCAAGACAAACAACATTCTGCTCGTTGGAGGGATGAACCCAAGAATTTCAGACTTCGGACTGGCCAGAATGCTTGGTGGTGATCAAACTCAACCAAATACTGTCAGAGTTGTAGGAACCTAGTAAGTGCTCTTGCTCAATGTTATGAGATGGGTTCTGCTGTGTCTCCCAACACTCCCCCAGCCTGATGTATGACTCTAAAATCGTTGATTAAAATGTGTGCAGTGGGTACATGCCACCAGAATATGCATTGGAAGGGCGCTACTCTGCCAAATCTGATGTCTTCAGCTTTGGAGTCATAATTCTCGAGATTGTGAGTGGGAAGAAGATGACAGGTTTCCAGGAAGTAGAGGACTCCATGAATCTATTAGGACATGTAAGTATGTGCAccccttttcctctctctccctgtttACTAAGTCGCGAATAGGCATAATGGTCTACTATGCAGTGTAAAAGCACATAAACTGTTTGCTCATATAGACCCAACAAATGCAGGAGAAAAAGCTTTGAGGATCTATTTATAAACCTTTATCAATGAGTTGAAATCATACATGGTAGCAACTCCCTTTTACCTTGCAAAATACATGCATAGATACCtactaaaaaatttgaaattcatgatcTAGATTTTTCGGCTAGTATGTCCCTCTCCTGTAGTAAAAGCTTGATTTAGGATGTGATAGAGGTATTTGGCTGGAAGAgctatatatatagagagaggtGTTTTCAGAAGTGTAAGAACTTCTAATAGATGGATTTAGGATGGGCCGGTTCTAATTTCTATTGTAGTGAACCTTCGGCCTGAGCATGGAGAAGTTCACTTCCTTGTGATTTTTGCGGAGtagcatattttttttctgttgggcAATGAGTTACTCTCTTTTTTGTAATCTCTGTTACTCTTTCTGCAAAACTTAATAATCGAAACATCGCAAAGTTAAGTAGACCTCATCTCAAAATGCAAAACCAACAACACCACTTAATCTAAACGAATTGATAATGTCAAACCAAATCtcaaaaaagaagataatgaaagagaagggaaattaGTTAACCAGattcaagaagaaattaagaaataGTCAGATAGGAGTAGGACGCCACACTTTGGTCCATATGTGCATGTATCCTTtcgaaaaaacaagaaaaggaaagttttttttttaaaaaacaaaaattggttGTAAAAAATGTACTCCATAAATAAAGGGAAAATTTTCGTAACTAGAAGAGCAGGGGCTTGGGTCATGCTATGGAGGATGAGAAGCATCGTGTCAAGAAAAACACAGAAAGTCAACAAAAACATGTGTAGTTGGCTTAAAGCTATCCATGCATCAACTTTGGTGCATCTgatcattcatatttgaaattcatgaatgTGACGTGGATTTAATGTTGCATGTCTTTGCTGATGTGATAAGATTTCTTGTAAAATCCATGATTCATCAAATTAGATTCAAGCTTGAAATACTTTGATATTAAGAAAAGGTGTGATGCAAGATTGGAGGGGGACAGTTCTCAAACCTTGAGAATTGTAGATCAAATAAAACCAAATGCTCCCTCACAGACATGAGGGCGACTGATTGCCTCAGGTCTAAAATACCACAGGTgatgtgaaattttgaaattttagatcTCAAGATTTTAAATCATTGATTGTAACAAGGACTTGAAATTCAATTGAAATTAAGACGCAAAAATTACATTGTGAATATAGAAGGTTGCATCTTGAATCCTCCCAGAGTTGAGAATCGTGCCAACTTGAGGAACAAGAGATTTTACATTTATGGTTCTCACATCAAAAATTTGCCAGAATCATGAACGTAAACTACTGCGGCCGTGAAATCCGAAGTCTAGAAGGAAAATCTGCTTTTAAAGACCAGATTTTACACCAGTATTGTTTCTGTTTGGATAGAGGATGTAATGTCATAGGGAGATCAGATTGGACCACTGCAAGTGCCTCTGCGGGTTCGAGCCTGCATTTTTGACAGATTGGGACCTAAATGATTGGTCTGGAAGGTGCAGCAGGAAGAAAAAGTTGGGCTGCGAAACCGACCAGTTTGCCTTGCAGACGGGGATGAGGCGTCCTTCCAATCCCAGTGTTGTAACAGTAGCGGAAAGCACCGAGGGATGTAGATCGGCTTGCTCGAAAGCTTCCTCATTGTTCTTATCAGCACAGCAAGTGTTCCCTGTGGAAAGGAGATATTTTCGATCTACAACAGTTGTCTGATGGAAGTGTTGACGATATTTACATTCGACTAGCAGAGTTTGAGACACCCAACAATGAGCCCGCTTCCCTGATCAATGGGTCAAAAATTGGAGGTAATTTCAGGCTAGTATGCGTCTAATTAAGAGACAGAACGAGAGAGAGTTGCCCCCAATGGCCTAATACAGCTTGCTGTTCACGCATCTCACCTGATAGATATTTGATTTGCATGGTCCCGTTCTTGAAGCTAGTGAAG
Coding sequences:
- the LOC116246250 gene encoding G-type lectin S-receptor-like serine/threonine-protein kinase At1g11280: MNPRISDFGLARMLGGDQTQPNTVRVVGTYGYMPPEYALEGRYSAKSDVFSFGVIILEIVSGKKMTGFQEVEDSMNLLGHHSKCSLWKGDIFDLQQLSDGSVDDIYIRLAEFETPNNEPASLINGSKIGGSIGNGSNTDSPTSMTRTEDMKWQNPPLYVSSGEQMNRYKAIALPLPDIYNAKCLEEIVSNMGLPEGASHRNEGHVLRNQPQFDD